Proteins encoded within one genomic window of Methanosarcina barkeri str. Wiesmoor:
- a CDS encoding ATP-grasp domain-containing protein translates to MNGPERGNMQNILVIGFDTRNIVCSASRAGYTVCSIDAFCDLDLRECAYASAFLECRTIQELHQLEASRIKAHMAEFGLEFDALVPGSGLEMLDHNDFPCPVLASSPDAMQKASDKLYLSEKLEDLGIPHPRCYSPEELDAIEYPVMIKPSSGGGGIFNRIARSRQELLAILEELHGLNPELTEETIVIQEFLEGTPSSVSLLSTKNEALSVAVNEQLIGIPWLSRLPFAYCGNITPFRTNQAEEMEALAEELVLEFKLLGSNGVDFLASKKGPVVLEINPRFQGSLDTIEKAMNINLFEAHAGCFRGELPEKPEAKGFAARGVIYSDRELFIDRKLMELILRNKGADIPSQGTVIEPDGPLTSLFACTSTREEAFISLEKGVNRIRVFIENQMKREDT, encoded by the coding sequence ATGAATGGTCCAGAAAGAGGAAACATGCAGAATATCCTTGTAATCGGATTTGATACCCGAAATATTGTCTGCTCTGCAAGTCGTGCTGGCTATACGGTCTGCTCTATAGATGCTTTCTGTGATCTTGACCTTCGGGAATGCGCTTATGCATCAGCATTTCTCGAGTGCAGAACCATACAGGAACTGCACCAGCTCGAAGCTTCCCGGATAAAGGCTCATATGGCTGAGTTTGGACTTGAGTTTGATGCCCTTGTTCCGGGTTCGGGACTGGAAATGCTTGACCATAATGATTTCCCTTGTCCCGTACTTGCCAGCAGTCCGGATGCCATGCAGAAGGCCTCAGATAAACTTTATCTCTCAGAAAAGCTTGAAGACCTTGGAATCCCTCATCCACGCTGCTATTCCCCGGAAGAACTGGATGCAATAGAATATCCAGTTATGATTAAGCCATCTTCAGGCGGAGGAGGAATTTTCAACCGAATTGCCAGGAGCAGACAGGAGCTTTTAGCCATCCTTGAGGAATTACACGGGCTTAATCCGGAGCTTACGGAAGAAACCATTGTTATTCAGGAGTTTCTGGAAGGAACACCTTCAAGTGTTTCCCTGCTTTCTACAAAGAACGAAGCTCTGTCAGTGGCTGTTAACGAACAGCTTATAGGAATACCCTGGCTTTCGCGGTTGCCCTTTGCTTATTGCGGGAATATAACTCCTTTCAGGACCAATCAAGCCGAGGAAATGGAAGCTCTTGCTGAAGAATTGGTTCTTGAGTTCAAGCTTCTGGGCTCAAACGGAGTGGATTTCCTGGCTTCAAAAAAAGGGCCTGTAGTACTTGAAATAAACCCGAGGTTTCAGGGAAGTCTTGATACTATCGAGAAGGCGATGAATATTAACCTTTTTGAGGCCCATGCTGGCTGCTTTAGAGGAGAACTTCCTGAAAAACCCGAAGCTAAAGGTTTTGCTGCAAGAGGGGTGATATACTCAGATCGAGAACTTTTTATAGATCGAAAGCTCATGGAGCTCATTCTGAGGAACAAAGGCGCTGACATTCCTTCTCAGGGGACCGTTATAGAGCCTGATGGACCTCTTACTTCC
- a CDS encoding 60S ribosomal export protein NMD3 gives MNFITCPRCGRECYRLFDSVCKDCFFETFKLIELPNVLHVRICSACGAHFHRGRWEDVGNIEDVVLKAVEDALFIHNEAGDVEVYLEPREITPYMYMVRAEVDAVVREEPVHAEAETEVRIQRTACDMCSRESGGYFEAIIQIRAAGRFPTEDEIKRSMAIARESMESMRKKGDRLAFISEEVEQKGGIDFYMGSMNASRQICRLITSELGGNFSESPTLVGMKDGKNLYRITFAVRLPEFGPGDVIRFRGKIIQIKSSGKKVNGTSLEDGSRFISTPEELKGAEKIGNMGDTVLTVLVSIEDNAILVLDPETYETVAIKKPVSFNAEAGSDIPVLKTPYGIFALAHSEIPQAK, from the coding sequence ATGAATTTTATCACATGCCCGAGATGCGGTAGAGAATGCTACAGGCTCTTTGACTCAGTTTGCAAGGACTGCTTTTTTGAGACTTTCAAGCTGATTGAATTGCCCAATGTACTCCATGTAAGGATATGTTCAGCTTGCGGAGCACACTTTCATAGAGGCCGGTGGGAAGATGTTGGTAATATTGAAGATGTGGTGCTAAAAGCTGTAGAAGATGCCCTTTTTATCCACAACGAAGCCGGAGATGTGGAAGTCTACCTTGAACCCAGAGAGATTACGCCTTATATGTATATGGTAAGAGCTGAAGTCGATGCAGTGGTCAGAGAAGAGCCGGTGCACGCAGAAGCTGAGACTGAGGTAAGGATTCAGCGAACAGCTTGCGATATGTGCAGCAGGGAGTCAGGAGGATATTTTGAAGCGATTATTCAGATCAGGGCAGCAGGCAGGTTTCCTACAGAAGATGAGATAAAACGCTCTATGGCTATTGCCAGAGAATCCATGGAAAGCATGAGAAAAAAGGGTGACCGACTTGCGTTTATAAGTGAAGAAGTGGAGCAAAAGGGAGGAATAGACTTTTACATGGGTTCCATGAATGCCAGCAGGCAGATATGTAGGCTAATCACCTCAGAACTTGGAGGTAACTTTTCTGAATCTCCTACCCTTGTAGGAATGAAAGATGGAAAGAATCTTTACAGGATTACTTTTGCTGTACGTCTTCCCGAATTCGGGCCAGGAGATGTGATAAGGTTCAGAGGAAAGATTATTCAGATTAAGAGTTCCGGAAAAAAGGTTAACGGGACTTCCCTTGAGGACGGCTCAAGATTTATCTCAACCCCTGAAGAATTAAAAGGAGCAGAGAAAATAGGCAACATGGGAGATACGGTTTTAACAGTGCTGGTCTCAATCGAAGACAACGCAATTCTGGTGCTCGACCCTGAAACGTATGAGACTGTTGCCATAAAGAAACCTGTGTCGTTCAATGCAGAAGCAGGAAGTGATATTCCTGTCCTGAAAACCCCTTATGGGATCTTTGCACTGGCGCATTCTGAGATTCCGCAGGCGAAATGA